Proteins encoded within one genomic window of Haematobia irritans isolate KBUSLIRL chromosome 5, ASM5000362v1, whole genome shotgun sequence:
- the Su(var)2-10 gene encoding E3 SUMO-protein ligase Su(var)2-10 isoform X3, translating into MRKTRSQTHAENAVLSGSATSSSRSGVVSSSTQSNSSLSNQQQQQQYQINSPNNSQKRSNSQQSASVYIDPSRLKECEEMLNLLRVVELQKILSYLNISFAGRKIDYQRRIISLLRTSFDLIAPKIREVYTQSIVEQQANQFGPTDPKRMYSQMQMQPNPGAMVGGAPGAPMGGAQQMINQANAAGMQPGMQQQGNNVVPFMHAIPSQMPIHPDVRLKKLAFYDVLGTLIKPSSLMPRNAQRIQEVPFYFTLTPQQATEIASNRDIRNSSKIEHAIQVQLRFCLLETTCDQEDCFPPSVSVKVNNKLCQLPNVIPTNRPNVEPKRPPRPVNVTSNVKLSPTVTNTITVQWCPDYTRGYCIAVYLVKKLTSAQLLQRMKQKGVKPADYTRALIKEKLTEDADCEIATTMLKVSLNCPLGKMKMSIPCRASTCSHLQCFDASLYLQMNERKPTWNCPVCDKPAVYDNLVIDGYFQEVLASNLLKPDDTEIQLHKDGSWSTQSLRNEGQVLDTPTKPVEKVEVISDDIELITTEDVKPVKASPASVTISATEQPSSTTNSETVDLTLSDSDDDLPLAKRRPIAKNAQGGTASTMNGNGGGGNQRGMYMPPKNGKQTTLPHYFIKMNKKPES; encoded by the exons ATGCGTAAGACGCGATCCCAAACCCATGCAGAAAACGCTGTGCTCTCGGGCAGTGCCACGAGCAGTTCGCGTTCTGGAGTTGTATCCTCGTCCACACAATCAAATAGTAGTCTTTCaaaccaacaacagcagcaacaatatCAAATTAACTCACCCAATAATTCACAAAAGCGAAGCAATTCACAACAGTCGGCGTCCGTGTACATTGATCCATCCCGTCTTAAG GAATGTGAGGAGATGTTAAATCTTCTTCGGGTGGTCGAACTGCAAAAGATTctatcatatttaaatatttcctttgCGGGAAGAAAAATAGATTACCAAAGACGTATTATATCATTACTACGCACCAGTTTTGATCTAATAGCTCCCAAAATACGTGAAGTCTATACACAATCCAT tGTTGAACAACAAGCCAATCAATTTGGTCCAACAGATCCTAAAAGAATGTATTCACAAATGCAAATGCAACCAAATCCCGGAGCCATGGTGGGTGGTGCTCCTGGTGCTCCTATGGGTGGTGCACAGCAAATGATAAATCAAGCAAACGCAGCTGGCATGCAACCTGGTATGCAACAACAAGGCAATAATGTAGTGCCATTTATGCACGCCATACCCTCACAAATGCCAATTCACCCTGATGTACGTTTAAAAAAGCTCGCCTTTTATGATGTTCTGGGTACATTGATCAAGCCGTCATCGTTGATGCCTCGCAATGCCCAACGCATACAAGAAGTTCCCTTTTATTTCACACTGACCCCACAACAAGCAACAGAAATTGCGTCAAATCGTGACATACGTAACAGTTCCAAAATTGAACATGCCATACAAGTGCAATTGAGATTTTGTTTGCTAGAAACAACGTGCGATCAAGAGGATTGTTTTCCACCGAGTGTTAGTGTTAAAGTCAACAACAAACTTTGCCAACTGCCT AATGTCATTCCAACAAATCGTCCTAATGTGGAACCCAAACGACCTCCACGTCCAGTAAATGTCACATCAAATGTCAAATTGTCACCCACAGTCACCAACACAATCACCGTGCAATGGTGTCCTGACTATACACGAGGCTATTGTATTGCTGTTTATTTGGTTAAGAAATTGACATCAGCACAGTTATTACAAAGAATGAAACAGAAAGGTgttaaacctgcagactataccAGAGCACTTA TCAAAGAGAAATTGACTGAGGATGCTGATTGTGAAATTGCAACCACAATGTTGAAGGTGTCTTTAAATTGTCCTTTGGGCAAAATGAAAATGTCAATACCCTGTCGTGCATCAACTTGCTCACATTTGCAATGTTTCGATGCCAGTCTCTACCTGCAAATGAACGAACGTAAGCCTACTTGGAATTGTCCTGTTTGTGATAAACCTGCCGTTTATGATAATCTCGTTATTGATgg TTACTTCCAAGAAGTGTTGGCATCAAATCTGCTTAAGCCGGAtgatacagaaatacaattacaCAAAGATGGTTCATGGAGTACTCAGAGTCTGCGAAATGAAGGTCAAGTTTTGGATACGCCGACTAAGCCTGTCGAAAAGGTCGAAGTCATATCGGATGATATag AATTAATTACCACAGAGGATGTAAAACCAGTGAAAGCGTCTCCTGCATCAGTAACCATTTCCGCAACGGAACAGCCTTCTTCAACTACAAATAGTGAAACT GTCGACTTAACCCTCAGTGATTCAGACGACGATTTGCCGCTGGCTAAGCGTCGCCCAATAGCAAAAAATGCTCAGGGAGGTACGGCGTCAACAATGAATGGTAATGGCGGTGGTGGTAATCAAAGAGGCATGTATATGCCACCAAAAAATG GTAAGCAAACCACTCTAccacattattttataaaaatgaataaaaagccTGAATCAtag
- the Su(var)2-10 gene encoding E3 SUMO-protein ligase Su(var)2-10 isoform X2: MRKTRSQTHAENAVLSGSATSSSRSGVVSSSTQSNSSLSNQQQQQQYQINSPNNSQKRSNSQQSASVYIDPSRLKECEEMLNLLRVVELQKILSYLNISFAGRKIDYQRRIISLLRTSFDLIAPKIREVYTQSIVEQQANQFGPTDPKRMYSQMQMQPNPGAMVGGAPGAPMGGAQQMINQANAAGMQPGMQQQGNNVVPFMHAIPSQMPIHPDVRLKKLAFYDVLGTLIKPSSLMPRNAQRIQEVPFYFTLTPQQATEIASNRDIRNSSKIEHAIQVQLRFCLLETTCDQEDCFPPSVSVKVNNKLCQLPNVIPTNRPNVEPKRPPRPVNVTSNVKLSPTVTNTITVQWCPDYTRGYCIAVYLVKKLTSAQLLQRMKQKGVKPADYTRALIKEKLTEDADCEIATTMLKVSLNCPLGKMKMSIPCRASTCSHLQCFDASLYLQMNERKPTWNCPVCDKPAVYDNLVIDGYFQEVLASNLLKPDDTEIQLHKDGSWSTQSLRNEGQVLDTPTKPVEKVEVISDDIELITTEDVKPVKASPASVTISATEQPSSTTNSETVDLTLSDSDDDLPLAKRRPIAKNAQGGTASTMNGNGGGGNQRGMYMPPKNEGGDLTQDQILMDLRQNNNSSVKSAASSASSPSMGSAGQRSTHGVF, translated from the exons ATGCGTAAGACGCGATCCCAAACCCATGCAGAAAACGCTGTGCTCTCGGGCAGTGCCACGAGCAGTTCGCGTTCTGGAGTTGTATCCTCGTCCACACAATCAAATAGTAGTCTTTCaaaccaacaacagcagcaacaatatCAAATTAACTCACCCAATAATTCACAAAAGCGAAGCAATTCACAACAGTCGGCGTCCGTGTACATTGATCCATCCCGTCTTAAG GAATGTGAGGAGATGTTAAATCTTCTTCGGGTGGTCGAACTGCAAAAGATTctatcatatttaaatatttcctttgCGGGAAGAAAAATAGATTACCAAAGACGTATTATATCATTACTACGCACCAGTTTTGATCTAATAGCTCCCAAAATACGTGAAGTCTATACACAATCCAT tGTTGAACAACAAGCCAATCAATTTGGTCCAACAGATCCTAAAAGAATGTATTCACAAATGCAAATGCAACCAAATCCCGGAGCCATGGTGGGTGGTGCTCCTGGTGCTCCTATGGGTGGTGCACAGCAAATGATAAATCAAGCAAACGCAGCTGGCATGCAACCTGGTATGCAACAACAAGGCAATAATGTAGTGCCATTTATGCACGCCATACCCTCACAAATGCCAATTCACCCTGATGTACGTTTAAAAAAGCTCGCCTTTTATGATGTTCTGGGTACATTGATCAAGCCGTCATCGTTGATGCCTCGCAATGCCCAACGCATACAAGAAGTTCCCTTTTATTTCACACTGACCCCACAACAAGCAACAGAAATTGCGTCAAATCGTGACATACGTAACAGTTCCAAAATTGAACATGCCATACAAGTGCAATTGAGATTTTGTTTGCTAGAAACAACGTGCGATCAAGAGGATTGTTTTCCACCGAGTGTTAGTGTTAAAGTCAACAACAAACTTTGCCAACTGCCT AATGTCATTCCAACAAATCGTCCTAATGTGGAACCCAAACGACCTCCACGTCCAGTAAATGTCACATCAAATGTCAAATTGTCACCCACAGTCACCAACACAATCACCGTGCAATGGTGTCCTGACTATACACGAGGCTATTGTATTGCTGTTTATTTGGTTAAGAAATTGACATCAGCACAGTTATTACAAAGAATGAAACAGAAAGGTgttaaacctgcagactataccAGAGCACTTA TCAAAGAGAAATTGACTGAGGATGCTGATTGTGAAATTGCAACCACAATGTTGAAGGTGTCTTTAAATTGTCCTTTGGGCAAAATGAAAATGTCAATACCCTGTCGTGCATCAACTTGCTCACATTTGCAATGTTTCGATGCCAGTCTCTACCTGCAAATGAACGAACGTAAGCCTACTTGGAATTGTCCTGTTTGTGATAAACCTGCCGTTTATGATAATCTCGTTATTGATgg TTACTTCCAAGAAGTGTTGGCATCAAATCTGCTTAAGCCGGAtgatacagaaatacaattacaCAAAGATGGTTCATGGAGTACTCAGAGTCTGCGAAATGAAGGTCAAGTTTTGGATACGCCGACTAAGCCTGTCGAAAAGGTCGAAGTCATATCGGATGATATag AATTAATTACCACAGAGGATGTAAAACCAGTGAAAGCGTCTCCTGCATCAGTAACCATTTCCGCAACGGAACAGCCTTCTTCAACTACAAATAGTGAAACT GTCGACTTAACCCTCAGTGATTCAGACGACGATTTGCCGCTGGCTAAGCGTCGCCCAATAGCAAAAAATGCTCAGGGAGGTACGGCGTCAACAATGAATGGTAATGGCGGTGGTGGTAATCAAAGAGGCATGTATATGCCACCAAAAAATG AGGGAGGAGATTTAACTCAGGATCAAATTCTAATGGATTTACGTCAAAACAATAACTCTTCAGTGAAATCAGCGGCATCTTCTGCCTCATCGCCGTCTATGGGTTCAGCTGGTCAACGTTCAACACATGGAG ttttttaa
- the Su(var)2-10 gene encoding E3 SUMO-protein ligase Su(var)2-10 isoform X6, producing MRKTRSQTHAENAVLSGSATSSSRSGVVSSSTQSNSSLSNQQQQQQYQINSPNNSQKRSNSQQSASVYIDPSRLKECEEMLNLLRVVELQKILSYLNISFAGRKIDYQRRIISLLRTSFDLIAPKIREVYTQSIVEQQANQFGPTDPKRMYSQMQMQPNPGAMVGGAPGAPMGGAQQMINQANAAGMQPGMQQQGNNVVPFMHAIPSQMPIHPDVRLKKLAFYDVLGTLIKPSSLMPRNAQRIQEVPFYFTLTPQQATEIASNRDIRNSSKIEHAIQVQLRFCLLETTCDQEDCFPPSVSVKVNNKLCQLPNVIPTNRPNVEPKRPPRPVNVTSNVKLSPTVTNTITVQWCPDYTRGYCIAVYLVKKLTSAQLLQRMKQKGVKPADYTRALIKEKLTEDADCEIATTMLKVSLNCPLGKMKMSIPCRASTCSHLQCFDASLYLQMNERKPTWNCPVCDKPAVYDNLVIDGYFQEVLASNLLKPDDTEIQLHKDGSWSTQSLRNEGQVLDTPTKPVEKVEVISDDIELITTEDVKPVKASPASVTISATEQPSSTTNSETVDLTLSDSDDDLPLAKRRPIAKNAQGGTASTMNGNGGGGNQRGMYMPPKNVF from the exons ATGCGTAAGACGCGATCCCAAACCCATGCAGAAAACGCTGTGCTCTCGGGCAGTGCCACGAGCAGTTCGCGTTCTGGAGTTGTATCCTCGTCCACACAATCAAATAGTAGTCTTTCaaaccaacaacagcagcaacaatatCAAATTAACTCACCCAATAATTCACAAAAGCGAAGCAATTCACAACAGTCGGCGTCCGTGTACATTGATCCATCCCGTCTTAAG GAATGTGAGGAGATGTTAAATCTTCTTCGGGTGGTCGAACTGCAAAAGATTctatcatatttaaatatttcctttgCGGGAAGAAAAATAGATTACCAAAGACGTATTATATCATTACTACGCACCAGTTTTGATCTAATAGCTCCCAAAATACGTGAAGTCTATACACAATCCAT tGTTGAACAACAAGCCAATCAATTTGGTCCAACAGATCCTAAAAGAATGTATTCACAAATGCAAATGCAACCAAATCCCGGAGCCATGGTGGGTGGTGCTCCTGGTGCTCCTATGGGTGGTGCACAGCAAATGATAAATCAAGCAAACGCAGCTGGCATGCAACCTGGTATGCAACAACAAGGCAATAATGTAGTGCCATTTATGCACGCCATACCCTCACAAATGCCAATTCACCCTGATGTACGTTTAAAAAAGCTCGCCTTTTATGATGTTCTGGGTACATTGATCAAGCCGTCATCGTTGATGCCTCGCAATGCCCAACGCATACAAGAAGTTCCCTTTTATTTCACACTGACCCCACAACAAGCAACAGAAATTGCGTCAAATCGTGACATACGTAACAGTTCCAAAATTGAACATGCCATACAAGTGCAATTGAGATTTTGTTTGCTAGAAACAACGTGCGATCAAGAGGATTGTTTTCCACCGAGTGTTAGTGTTAAAGTCAACAACAAACTTTGCCAACTGCCT AATGTCATTCCAACAAATCGTCCTAATGTGGAACCCAAACGACCTCCACGTCCAGTAAATGTCACATCAAATGTCAAATTGTCACCCACAGTCACCAACACAATCACCGTGCAATGGTGTCCTGACTATACACGAGGCTATTGTATTGCTGTTTATTTGGTTAAGAAATTGACATCAGCACAGTTATTACAAAGAATGAAACAGAAAGGTgttaaacctgcagactataccAGAGCACTTA TCAAAGAGAAATTGACTGAGGATGCTGATTGTGAAATTGCAACCACAATGTTGAAGGTGTCTTTAAATTGTCCTTTGGGCAAAATGAAAATGTCAATACCCTGTCGTGCATCAACTTGCTCACATTTGCAATGTTTCGATGCCAGTCTCTACCTGCAAATGAACGAACGTAAGCCTACTTGGAATTGTCCTGTTTGTGATAAACCTGCCGTTTATGATAATCTCGTTATTGATgg TTACTTCCAAGAAGTGTTGGCATCAAATCTGCTTAAGCCGGAtgatacagaaatacaattacaCAAAGATGGTTCATGGAGTACTCAGAGTCTGCGAAATGAAGGTCAAGTTTTGGATACGCCGACTAAGCCTGTCGAAAAGGTCGAAGTCATATCGGATGATATag AATTAATTACCACAGAGGATGTAAAACCAGTGAAAGCGTCTCCTGCATCAGTAACCATTTCCGCAACGGAACAGCCTTCTTCAACTACAAATAGTGAAACT GTCGACTTAACCCTCAGTGATTCAGACGACGATTTGCCGCTGGCTAAGCGTCGCCCAATAGCAAAAAATGCTCAGGGAGGTACGGCGTCAACAATGAATGGTAATGGCGGTGGTGGTAATCAAAGAGGCATGTATATGCCACCAAAAAATG ttttttaa
- the Su(var)2-10 gene encoding E3 SUMO-protein ligase Su(var)2-10 isoform X4 codes for MLNLLRVVELQKILSYLNISFAGRKIDYQRRIISLLRTSFDLIAPKIREVYTQSIVEQQANQFGPTDPKRMYSQMQMQPNPGAMVGGAPGAPMGGAQQMINQANAAGMQPGMQQQGNNVVPFMHAIPSQMPIHPDVRLKKLAFYDVLGTLIKPSSLMPRNAQRIQEVPFYFTLTPQQATEIASNRDIRNSSKIEHAIQVQLRFCLLETTCDQEDCFPPSVSVKVNNKLCQLPNVIPTNRPNVEPKRPPRPVNVTSNVKLSPTVTNTITVQWCPDYTRGYCIAVYLVKKLTSAQLLQRMKQKGVKPADYTRALIKEKLTEDADCEIATTMLKVSLNCPLGKMKMSIPCRASTCSHLQCFDASLYLQMNERKPTWNCPVCDKPAVYDNLVIDGYFQEVLASNLLKPDDTEIQLHKDGSWSTQSLRNEGQVLDTPTKPVEKVEVISDDIELITTEDVKPVKASPASVTISATEQPSSTTNSETVDLTLSDSDDDLPLAKRRPIAKNAQGGTASTMNGNGGGGNQRGMYMPPKNVAPARNVSVSISATTNYNIDQLRTLRAVEKRGRKDNDDETLLRYGSLLNRIESVINSKANNNNNNNNNCSNSKNLNANIQVNEITISRVSKKS; via the exons ATGTTAAATCTTCTTCGGGTGGTCGAACTGCAAAAGATTctatcatatttaaatatttcctttgCGGGAAGAAAAATAGATTACCAAAGACGTATTATATCATTACTACGCACCAGTTTTGATCTAATAGCTCCCAAAATACGTGAAGTCTATACACAATCCAT tGTTGAACAACAAGCCAATCAATTTGGTCCAACAGATCCTAAAAGAATGTATTCACAAATGCAAATGCAACCAAATCCCGGAGCCATGGTGGGTGGTGCTCCTGGTGCTCCTATGGGTGGTGCACAGCAAATGATAAATCAAGCAAACGCAGCTGGCATGCAACCTGGTATGCAACAACAAGGCAATAATGTAGTGCCATTTATGCACGCCATACCCTCACAAATGCCAATTCACCCTGATGTACGTTTAAAAAAGCTCGCCTTTTATGATGTTCTGGGTACATTGATCAAGCCGTCATCGTTGATGCCTCGCAATGCCCAACGCATACAAGAAGTTCCCTTTTATTTCACACTGACCCCACAACAAGCAACAGAAATTGCGTCAAATCGTGACATACGTAACAGTTCCAAAATTGAACATGCCATACAAGTGCAATTGAGATTTTGTTTGCTAGAAACAACGTGCGATCAAGAGGATTGTTTTCCACCGAGTGTTAGTGTTAAAGTCAACAACAAACTTTGCCAACTGCCT AATGTCATTCCAACAAATCGTCCTAATGTGGAACCCAAACGACCTCCACGTCCAGTAAATGTCACATCAAATGTCAAATTGTCACCCACAGTCACCAACACAATCACCGTGCAATGGTGTCCTGACTATACACGAGGCTATTGTATTGCTGTTTATTTGGTTAAGAAATTGACATCAGCACAGTTATTACAAAGAATGAAACAGAAAGGTgttaaacctgcagactataccAGAGCACTTA TCAAAGAGAAATTGACTGAGGATGCTGATTGTGAAATTGCAACCACAATGTTGAAGGTGTCTTTAAATTGTCCTTTGGGCAAAATGAAAATGTCAATACCCTGTCGTGCATCAACTTGCTCACATTTGCAATGTTTCGATGCCAGTCTCTACCTGCAAATGAACGAACGTAAGCCTACTTGGAATTGTCCTGTTTGTGATAAACCTGCCGTTTATGATAATCTCGTTATTGATgg TTACTTCCAAGAAGTGTTGGCATCAAATCTGCTTAAGCCGGAtgatacagaaatacaattacaCAAAGATGGTTCATGGAGTACTCAGAGTCTGCGAAATGAAGGTCAAGTTTTGGATACGCCGACTAAGCCTGTCGAAAAGGTCGAAGTCATATCGGATGATATag AATTAATTACCACAGAGGATGTAAAACCAGTGAAAGCGTCTCCTGCATCAGTAACCATTTCCGCAACGGAACAGCCTTCTTCAACTACAAATAGTGAAACT GTCGACTTAACCCTCAGTGATTCAGACGACGATTTGCCGCTGGCTAAGCGTCGCCCAATAGCAAAAAATGCTCAGGGAGGTACGGCGTCAACAATGAATGGTAATGGCGGTGGTGGTAATCAAAGAGGCATGTATATGCCACCAAAAAATG TTGCACCAGCGCGCAATGTATCCGTATCGATTTCCGCTACTACCAACTATAATATTGATCAATTGCGTACTTTACGTGCTGTTGAGAAACGAGGACGTAAAGATAATGATGATGAAACTCTATTGCGTTATGGTTCATTATTAAATCGTATTGAGAGCGTGATCAATAGTAAggccaataataataataataacaacaacaactgttCGAATTCAAAAAATCTTAATGCCAATATACAAGTTAATGAAATAACTATAAGTCGAGTTTCAAAAAAGTCTTAA
- the Su(var)2-10 gene encoding E3 SUMO-protein ligase Su(var)2-10 isoform X1 has product MRKTRSQTHAENAVLSGSATSSSRSGVVSSSTQSNSSLSNQQQQQQYQINSPNNSQKRSNSQQSASVYIDPSRLKECEEMLNLLRVVELQKILSYLNISFAGRKIDYQRRIISLLRTSFDLIAPKIREVYTQSIVEQQANQFGPTDPKRMYSQMQMQPNPGAMVGGAPGAPMGGAQQMINQANAAGMQPGMQQQGNNVVPFMHAIPSQMPIHPDVRLKKLAFYDVLGTLIKPSSLMPRNAQRIQEVPFYFTLTPQQATEIASNRDIRNSSKIEHAIQVQLRFCLLETTCDQEDCFPPSVSVKVNNKLCQLPNVIPTNRPNVEPKRPPRPVNVTSNVKLSPTVTNTITVQWCPDYTRGYCIAVYLVKKLTSAQLLQRMKQKGVKPADYTRALIKEKLTEDADCEIATTMLKVSLNCPLGKMKMSIPCRASTCSHLQCFDASLYLQMNERKPTWNCPVCDKPAVYDNLVIDGYFQEVLASNLLKPDDTEIQLHKDGSWSTQSLRNEGQVLDTPTKPVEKVEVISDDIELITTEDVKPVKASPASVTISATEQPSSTTNSETVDLTLSDSDDDLPLAKRRPIAKNAQGGTASTMNGNGGGGNQRGMYMPPKNVAPARNVSVSISATTNYNIDQLRTLRAVEKRGRKDNDDETLLRYGSLLNRIESVINSKANNNNNNNNNCSNSKNLNANIQVNEITISRVSKKS; this is encoded by the exons ATGCGTAAGACGCGATCCCAAACCCATGCAGAAAACGCTGTGCTCTCGGGCAGTGCCACGAGCAGTTCGCGTTCTGGAGTTGTATCCTCGTCCACACAATCAAATAGTAGTCTTTCaaaccaacaacagcagcaacaatatCAAATTAACTCACCCAATAATTCACAAAAGCGAAGCAATTCACAACAGTCGGCGTCCGTGTACATTGATCCATCCCGTCTTAAG GAATGTGAGGAGATGTTAAATCTTCTTCGGGTGGTCGAACTGCAAAAGATTctatcatatttaaatatttcctttgCGGGAAGAAAAATAGATTACCAAAGACGTATTATATCATTACTACGCACCAGTTTTGATCTAATAGCTCCCAAAATACGTGAAGTCTATACACAATCCAT tGTTGAACAACAAGCCAATCAATTTGGTCCAACAGATCCTAAAAGAATGTATTCACAAATGCAAATGCAACCAAATCCCGGAGCCATGGTGGGTGGTGCTCCTGGTGCTCCTATGGGTGGTGCACAGCAAATGATAAATCAAGCAAACGCAGCTGGCATGCAACCTGGTATGCAACAACAAGGCAATAATGTAGTGCCATTTATGCACGCCATACCCTCACAAATGCCAATTCACCCTGATGTACGTTTAAAAAAGCTCGCCTTTTATGATGTTCTGGGTACATTGATCAAGCCGTCATCGTTGATGCCTCGCAATGCCCAACGCATACAAGAAGTTCCCTTTTATTTCACACTGACCCCACAACAAGCAACAGAAATTGCGTCAAATCGTGACATACGTAACAGTTCCAAAATTGAACATGCCATACAAGTGCAATTGAGATTTTGTTTGCTAGAAACAACGTGCGATCAAGAGGATTGTTTTCCACCGAGTGTTAGTGTTAAAGTCAACAACAAACTTTGCCAACTGCCT AATGTCATTCCAACAAATCGTCCTAATGTGGAACCCAAACGACCTCCACGTCCAGTAAATGTCACATCAAATGTCAAATTGTCACCCACAGTCACCAACACAATCACCGTGCAATGGTGTCCTGACTATACACGAGGCTATTGTATTGCTGTTTATTTGGTTAAGAAATTGACATCAGCACAGTTATTACAAAGAATGAAACAGAAAGGTgttaaacctgcagactataccAGAGCACTTA TCAAAGAGAAATTGACTGAGGATGCTGATTGTGAAATTGCAACCACAATGTTGAAGGTGTCTTTAAATTGTCCTTTGGGCAAAATGAAAATGTCAATACCCTGTCGTGCATCAACTTGCTCACATTTGCAATGTTTCGATGCCAGTCTCTACCTGCAAATGAACGAACGTAAGCCTACTTGGAATTGTCCTGTTTGTGATAAACCTGCCGTTTATGATAATCTCGTTATTGATgg TTACTTCCAAGAAGTGTTGGCATCAAATCTGCTTAAGCCGGAtgatacagaaatacaattacaCAAAGATGGTTCATGGAGTACTCAGAGTCTGCGAAATGAAGGTCAAGTTTTGGATACGCCGACTAAGCCTGTCGAAAAGGTCGAAGTCATATCGGATGATATag AATTAATTACCACAGAGGATGTAAAACCAGTGAAAGCGTCTCCTGCATCAGTAACCATTTCCGCAACGGAACAGCCTTCTTCAACTACAAATAGTGAAACT GTCGACTTAACCCTCAGTGATTCAGACGACGATTTGCCGCTGGCTAAGCGTCGCCCAATAGCAAAAAATGCTCAGGGAGGTACGGCGTCAACAATGAATGGTAATGGCGGTGGTGGTAATCAAAGAGGCATGTATATGCCACCAAAAAATG TTGCACCAGCGCGCAATGTATCCGTATCGATTTCCGCTACTACCAACTATAATATTGATCAATTGCGTACTTTACGTGCTGTTGAGAAACGAGGACGTAAAGATAATGATGATGAAACTCTATTGCGTTATGGTTCATTATTAAATCGTATTGAGAGCGTGATCAATAGTAAggccaataataataataataacaacaacaactgttCGAATTCAAAAAATCTTAATGCCAATATACAAGTTAATGAAATAACTATAAGTCGAGTTTCAAAAAAGTCTTAA